The sequence GCAACCCGTATCTGGCCTTTTCCGCAATGATGATGGCAGGCCTGGACGGAATTCTGAACAAGCTCGACCCGGGAGACCCGCTGGACAAAGACATTTACGATCTGAGTCCGGAAGAATTGAAGAACATTCCGTCCGCCCCCGGATCGCTCGAAGCCGCGCTGCACGCCCTTGAGCGCGACCACGACTTTCTCCTGAAGGGAGACGTGTTCACGGAGGATGTGATCGATGCATGGATCGACTACAAGATGACGAAGGAAGTCAAGCCGATGGCGCTCCGTCCGCATCCGTATGAATTCCATCTCTATTACGACGTATAGTCGTTGAGGGAGGACGACTCACGAGAACCCTGCGGTGGTTGTTCAGCCGCAGGGTTTTTCATTTTTCCTTGATTGCTTTTCGGATGAGATTTTTCTATTTTTGTCCACCAGTCGATGTCGGACATTATTCGTGTTGTATGAACGATTTTCCCCCCTCGCGCACCCGGTTCAAAAACGACCACAGTGAATGATATGAAGGAATCCCAGACTCTGGTTGCCTCGATTCGAAGTGTTCCCGATTTCCCTAAAAAAGGAATTGTCTTTCGTGATATTACGACGCTTCTGATGAACAAAGAAGCGTATCGCATGTATATCGATATTTTATATGATCGGTACAGGGATCAGCGCATCGATAAAGTAGTAGGAATAGAATCGCGCGGATTTGTTGCCGGGGGAGCGCTTGCATACAGGCTTGGCGCGGGATTCGTTCCCGTGAGAAAGCCGGGGAAACTCCCAGCGGAGAAGATCCGACAGGAATACCAGCTTGAGTACGGGACCGACGCTGTCGAAATTCACCGGGATGCGATCGCAAAGGGGGAGAGGGTCCTGATGCACGACGACCTGCTTGCGACGGGAGGGACCATCGAAGCAGCATGCAAATTAGTGGAACAATTAGGGGGAAAGATCATCTCCCTTTCATTCCTCATCGAGCTTTCTTTTTTGAATCCGCGAAAACGTCTTTCGCAATACGACATCTTCTCGCTTATTTCGTACGACAGCGAATAAGCGGGGCCATCTTCAAAAAAAAGTAGTTATCCATGAAAACGATCATCGAGCCGTTCAAGATCAAGTCGGTCGAACCTATCCGTTTCACGACACTCGAAGAGCGGTCGGACATTTTGAAACAGGCAGGCTATAATCCCTTTTTCATTCATGCGGAAGACGTCCTTATCGATTTGCT is a genomic window of Bacteroidota bacterium containing:
- a CDS encoding adenine phosphoribosyltransferase; amino-acid sequence: MKESQTLVASIRSVPDFPKKGIVFRDITTLLMNKEAYRMYIDILYDRYRDQRIDKVVGIESRGFVAGGALAYRLGAGFVPVRKPGKLPAEKIRQEYQLEYGTDAVEIHRDAIAKGERVLMHDDLLATGGTIEAACKLVEQLGGKIISLSFLIELSFLNPRKRLSQYDIFSLISYDSE